Proteins from one Sphingomonas sp. HF-S4 genomic window:
- a CDS encoding lipocalin-like domain-containing protein — translation MRRLAVPAIAAALALSAGVLQAEVEGPPANEVLGTWQMVSATLEENGEVHRPYGARPAGMLVFTSDMRFVEVLTDADTPRFASDKRGEGTDAENQRAMSSSIGFFGTYTVDKSGRFTGNRVEGATFPNWVGSVRGTRELSLIVRGDRMFETFTRPDGGALKAEFVRVSKPAQ, via the coding sequence ATGAGGCGGTTGGCGGTCCCCGCGATCGCAGCCGCTCTCGCGCTCAGCGCGGGCGTCCTGCAAGCAGAAGTCGAAGGTCCCCCGGCGAACGAGGTTCTAGGTACCTGGCAAATGGTTTCCGCGACACTCGAAGAGAATGGGGAGGTACACCGTCCTTATGGCGCGCGCCCCGCCGGCATGCTGGTGTTCACGTCGGATATGCGCTTCGTCGAAGTCCTGACCGATGCCGACACCCCGCGCTTCGCATCGGACAAGCGAGGGGAGGGGACAGACGCTGAGAACCAGCGGGCCATGAGTAGCAGTATCGGCTTCTTCGGCACCTACACGGTGGACAAGAGCGGCCGCTTTACCGGCAATCGAGTTGAAGGAGCGACTTTTCCCAACTGGGTCGGCAGCGTGCGCGGGACGCGAGAGCTCAGCCTTATCGTGCGCGGCGACAGAATGTTCGAGACCTTCACCCGGCCTGATGGAGGGGCATTGAAGGCGGAATTCGTTCGCGTAAGCAAACCAGCCCAATAA
- a CDS encoding NIPSNAP family protein → MRTTPFACLTLALLAPPALAQSTALDPHTAIYELRTYYPAPGKLAALNDRFREHTLRLFEKHGMRNVAYWNEQPKEEAPDGRVIYILAYPSREARDASWKAFSADPEWRAVASRSEADGKLVAKVDSVFMTLTDYSPLPAAVPNR, encoded by the coding sequence ATGCGCACTACACCTTTCGCCTGCCTGACGCTCGCGCTGTTGGCGCCACCAGCACTCGCGCAGTCCACGGCGCTGGATCCCCATACCGCCATCTATGAACTCCGCACCTATTATCCGGCGCCCGGCAAGCTGGCCGCGCTCAATGATCGGTTTCGGGAGCACACGCTCAGGCTTTTCGAAAAGCACGGCATGCGCAATGTGGCCTATTGGAACGAGCAGCCGAAGGAAGAAGCGCCCGATGGGCGCGTGATCTATATACTGGCCTATCCCAGCCGGGAGGCGAGGGACGCGAGCTGGAAGGCATTTAGCGCCGATCCGGAATGGCGAGCGGTGGCCAGCCGGTCGGAAGCTGACGGCAAGCTGGTGGCCAAGGTCGATAGCGTGTTCATGACGCTAACCGACTATTCGCCGCTTCCGGCAGCGGTTCCAAATCGCTGA
- a CDS encoding sensor histidine kinase: MTWRLSSLLSRILWWHGIALLFTALVVSASVYLLLDSTADRFQRQTLRAHAESARGALRVDEQEQIRFAPPRPTPHILSVLVVDASGRQLGSMGPPSPVPARLIPRRAEPAYFTRSSRSAIFSGYSMPAQRKGQRLWIIAIQNLEHPDYIVDDVLRQFFTYALLIVGPLLLLLLAVDAWIVRRALRPVRDASALVRNLNAQQLDIRVPEARLPSEVRPLATAVNAALDRVVDSYRTQRDFTADAAHELRTPIALVRMRIEAVKDEALRAELKRDIDQLGRTVGQLLEIAELDGALPALDEAVDLRAMAVSAVSAIAPLVFARRQSIALTGTDAPVIVQGSAEMIARALNGLVENAVVHTPEGTSIEVRVEDSGMLGVSDDGPGIAESERELVFQRFWRSERSSSDGSGLGLAIVSRIAEAHGATLSLRTRPGQTLFALHFPTLPGRTDSVRG, encoded by the coding sequence GTGACCTGGCGGCTATCGTCGCTGCTATCGCGCATCTTGTGGTGGCATGGCATCGCGTTGCTGTTCACCGCCTTGGTGGTGTCGGCCAGCGTCTATCTGCTGCTCGATTCGACCGCCGACCGATTCCAGCGCCAGACGCTTCGAGCCCATGCCGAAAGCGCGCGCGGCGCCCTGAGGGTCGACGAGCAGGAGCAGATCCGCTTTGCGCCGCCGCGCCCCACGCCGCACATTCTTTCGGTTCTGGTGGTCGATGCGAGCGGCCGGCAATTGGGCAGCATGGGCCCGCCGTCGCCGGTGCCGGCCAGGCTGATCCCGCGCCGCGCCGAGCCGGCCTACTTCACGCGTAGCTCGCGTTCGGCGATCTTCTCGGGCTACAGCATGCCCGCGCAGCGCAAGGGGCAGCGTCTCTGGATCATCGCGATCCAGAACCTCGAACATCCTGATTACATCGTTGACGATGTGTTGCGGCAATTCTTCACCTACGCGCTGCTCATTGTCGGACCGCTATTGCTGCTGCTGTTGGCGGTGGACGCCTGGATCGTCCGCCGCGCGCTGCGGCCGGTGCGCGATGCCTCGGCGCTGGTCCGCAACCTCAATGCGCAGCAGCTCGACATCCGTGTTCCCGAAGCGCGCCTTCCTTCCGAAGTCCGGCCCCTGGCAACTGCCGTGAACGCAGCGCTCGACCGGGTGGTCGATTCCTACCGGACCCAGCGTGATTTCACTGCCGACGCCGCGCACGAGCTGCGCACGCCGATCGCGCTGGTGCGGATGCGGATCGAGGCCGTGAAGGACGAAGCGCTCCGCGCCGAGCTCAAGCGCGACATCGATCAACTCGGGCGGACGGTGGGACAACTGCTCGAAATCGCCGAGCTGGACGGCGCGCTGCCGGCGCTGGACGAAGCGGTAGACTTGCGGGCCATGGCGGTCTCGGCCGTTTCGGCCATCGCGCCGCTGGTGTTCGCACGGCGGCAGAGTATCGCGCTGACCGGCACGGATGCTCCGGTCATCGTGCAGGGCAGCGCCGAGATGATCGCCCGCGCACTCAACGGCCTTGTCGAGAACGCCGTGGTCCACACGCCTGAAGGGACATCGATCGAAGTGCGCGTCGAGGACAGTGGGATGCTTGGCGTTTCCGACGACGGGCCAGGCATCGCAGAGAGCGAGCGGGAACTCGTCTTCCAACGTTTCTGGCGAAGCGAGCGAAGTTCGTCGGACGGCTCGGGCCTCGGGCTCGCGATCGTGTCGCGCATTGCCGAGGCACATGGCGCAACGCTGTCGCTCCGCACCAGGCCTGGACAGACTCTCTTCGCGTTGCACTTTCCGACCCTGCCAGGTCGCACCGACAGCGTGCGCGGATAG
- a CDS encoding response regulator transcription factor, translating into MRLLVVEDNAELVAMLRRLLEQSGFAMDHAGGVEDALLMLRTGDYAAIVLDLGLPDDSGLSVVRELRARGDGTPVIALTARGAVTDRVAGLAAGADDYLTKPFAPEELVARLQALLRRAGAIVDRVLQCGNVRFDPATRDVEIAGAATLLSARELELLDLLVRRHGRVVPKPTVESQLFGIDDDLGSNAVEVYVHRLRRRLASAGATAEIVTVRGVGYMLTARGA; encoded by the coding sequence ATGAGATTGCTGGTCGTGGAGGACAATGCCGAGCTGGTCGCGATGCTGCGTCGGTTGCTCGAGCAATCCGGCTTCGCGATGGATCACGCGGGCGGGGTGGAGGACGCACTGCTGATGCTGCGCACCGGCGACTATGCAGCGATCGTGCTCGACCTCGGTTTGCCCGACGACTCCGGGCTGTCGGTCGTGCGGGAACTGCGCGCGCGAGGCGACGGGACGCCGGTAATCGCGCTGACCGCGCGCGGGGCGGTCACGGACAGGGTCGCCGGCCTTGCCGCGGGCGCCGATGATTACCTGACCAAGCCCTTTGCGCCCGAAGAGCTCGTCGCGCGACTGCAAGCGCTGCTGCGTCGCGCGGGAGCCATCGTGGATCGCGTCCTCCAGTGCGGGAACGTCCGGTTCGATCCCGCGACCCGCGATGTAGAGATCGCCGGGGCAGCGACGCTGCTGTCGGCGCGCGAACTTGAGCTGCTCGATCTGCTGGTGCGCCGGCACGGCCGCGTCGTGCCCAAGCCAACGGTCGAGAGCCAGCTGTTCGGCATCGACGACGACCTCGGCTCGAACGCCGTCGAGGTCTATGTCCACCGGCTGCGCCGCCGCCTGGCGAGTGCAGGCGCTACCGCCGAGATCGTCACCGTACGCGGCGTGGGCTATATGCTGACGGCGCGGGGGGCGTGA